A part of Aspergillus flavus chromosome 5, complete sequence genomic DNA contains:
- a CDS encoding angio-associated migratory cell protein (60S ribosome biogenesis protein Sqt1, putative) produces MSSSQDPHHEAEDAYVEADEAEEIFQRDEDHPMDSDGEDGDEPMTYEQEEITLENDSSAHFDLHSDSLFCIAQHPIHNSIVLTGSGDDTAYIFDSTPNTERPLLPQSYESNPQPKKERESLQPIAKIEGHKDTVNAVAFTGPKGEYAVTAGLDGQLRVWRDTTPQLTGQAWEFVAEAQEVEEINWIAVCPCEKGDEENSNVIAIGANDGSAWVFRIDHNDTAQPITIMQTFFQHTGSCTAGAWTPDGKLLATVSEDGSFYVYDVFGAAAAAGISYSAGTSAVVGLTPEDQRFAVDGGLYSVAIAPDGAFAAVGGAEGHIRIVGLPRLASGGAAASKAKGKGAASQSTGAAAGTILASLQAQSDGIETLSFSSPPLSLLAAGSVDGSIALFDTAHRFALRRHIKEAHEGAVVKVEFLQGRSAPASLPPRGPIASAASGQGQPWLLTSVGMDGIVRRWDARGGTAAAAQGLLKEWKGHLGLTENSEGEQAGGVMAFTQSLDGKRVVTAGDDGISFVFEE; encoded by the coding sequence ATGTCTTCCTCCCAAGATCCTCACCACGAGGCAGAAGATGCCTACGTGGAGGCTGATGAGGCGGAGGAAATCTTCCAGCGCGATGAGGATCACCCTATGGACTCCGATGGCGAGGACGGCGACGAGCCCATGACCTACGAACAGGAGGAAATCACCCTGGAGAATGATTCTTCCGCTCATTTTGATCTTCACTCAGACTCGCTCTTCTGCATTGCTCAGCACCCTATCCACAACTCTATTGTTCTCACTGGCTCCGGCGACGATACCGCATACATCTTCGATTCCACACCAAACACCGAGCgtcctcttctcccacaaAGCTACGAGTCGAACCCTCAACCGAAAAAGGAGCGCGAATCTCTGCAGCCTATTGCAAAGATTGAAGGCCACAAGGATACTGTTAACGCAGTTGCGTTTACCGGACCCAAGGGTGAATATGCCGTGACCGCAGGTTTGGATGGCCAGCTGCGTGTATGGCGCGATACTACTCCCCAGTTGACTGGCCAGGCTTGGGAGTTTGTCGCAGAGGCGCAGGAGGTAGAGGAAATTAACTGGATTGCTGTTTGCCCGTGCGAGAAGGGTGACGAGGAGAATAGCAATGTCATTGCTATTGGAGCAAATGACGGTAGCGCTTGGGTATTCCGCATTGACCACAACGACACCGCTCAGCCCATTACGATCATGCAGACGTTCTTCCAGCACACCGGATCCTGTACTGCAGGTGCCTGGACGCCCGATGGAAAGCTGCTCGCGACTGTCTCGGAGGATGGCAGCTTTTACGTGTATGACGTCTTTggtgccgccgccgccgccggtATCTCTTACTCTGCTGGTACCAGTGCCGTCGTTGGATTGACCCCGGAGGACCAGCGGTTTGCAGTTGATGGAGGACTTTATTCGGTCGCGATTGCGCCAGATGGTGCATTCGCTGCTGTTGGTGGTGCGGAAGGTCACATCAGAATTGTcggtcttcctcgtcttgcGTCTGGCGGCGCTGCAGCATCTAAAGCGAAGGGTAAGGGGGCCGCCTCTCAGTCAAccggtgctgctgctggtacTATCTTGGCCTCTCTTCAGGCTCAGTCTGACGGCATTGAGACTTTGtcattctcttcccctcctttgaGTCTCCTCGCTGCGGGCTCGGTAGATGGATCAATTGCCCTGTTCGACACCGCCCACCGCTTCGCTCTCCGCCGCCATATCAAGGAGGCGCATGAGGGTGCCGTAGTCAAGGTTGAGTTCCTTCAGGGTCGCTCTGCCCCAGCCTCGTTGCCTCCCCGTGGTCCGATTGCATCTGCTGCATCTGGACAGGGCCAGCCGTGGCTTCTCACTTCCGTCGGCATGGACGGTATCGTAAGGCGGTGGGATGCGCGCGGTGGTACTGCAGCTGCCGCACAGGGTCTGTTGAAGGAATGGAAGGGTCACTTGGGTCTCACAGAGAACTCGGAGGGCGAGCAAGCCGGTGGTGTTATGGCCTTTACCCAAAGTCTGGATGGAAAGCGTGTTGTTACGGCGGGTGATGATGGCATTTCATTCGTCTTCGAAGAGTAA
- a CDS encoding putative NADH-ubiquinone oxidoreductase B12 subunit, producing MAGTNPTGFDIKEFKAAASPRSVWAKKDPWARYEAWRYTGPFSRFNRFKRIFPGFGIASVAFAGYCAYEAVFMKHDDHHGDGHH from the exons ATGGCCGGCACGAACCCCACCGGTTTCGACATCAAGGAATTCAAGGCCGCCGCTTCTCCCCGGTCGGTCTGGGCAAAGAAGGACCCTTGGGCTCGCTA TGAGGCCTGGAGATACACCGGCCCCTTCAGTCGCTTCAACCGTTTCAAGCGTATCTTCCCCGGCTTCGGTATCGCCAGCGTTGCCTTCGCCGGATACTGCGCATACGAGGCCGTCTTCATGAAGCACGACGACCATCACGGCGACGGACACCACTAA
- a CDS encoding CCR4-NOT core complex subunit Caf1 — MPPPVGRYGPTGLSGPYTHLQQAHLQQQQQPQHHPAHAQSANTALPPPSLGGHPGFAAGNPNTNINPFTLSGTGIANGMSVAGFGGAADAGGTGLASHAAQMGFARGAQMQQQQLHQTHDGRLALEAKAGAVKTRIRDVWKHNLAQEMAVLRQLVEKYPYISMDTEFPGIVARPIGAFTNKADYHYQTLRCNVDLLKMIQLGITLFSAEGEVPPPNATDANGQPLGNSLVPAPCTWQFNFRFSLEDDMYAQESTAMLAKAGIDFSMHDKNGIDPFEFGALLISSGLVLLDDVHWVSFHSGYDFGYLMKIMLCKPLPENEEEFHKLLNIFFPSLYDIKYLMKHAGRNQASGLQDIADELGVKRVGIAHQAGSDSLVTGEIYWKMRQLVFNGSIDESKYSGQIWGLNGQMPALLYQMPHQTPNLNGATIYSAAGTPSTPNAGTPQHQGLGTLTPGAVGGVLGQFQVGKA, encoded by the exons ATGCCACCTCCTGTCGGCAGATACGGGCCTACTGGCCTAAGCGGCCCCTACACACATTTACAACAAGCCCaccttcaacaacaacagcaacctCAACACCATCCGGCTCATGCCCAGTCGGCTAACACAGCTCTCCCACCTCCCTCCCTTGGCGGCCATCCTGGTTTCGCCGCCGGCAACCCGAATACCAATATCAATCCTTTCACACTCTCCGGAACCGGTATTGCGAACGGCATGTCTGTCGCTGGATTTGGCGGCGCCGCAGATGCTGGCGGCACCGGCCTTGCCAGCCATGCGGCTCAGATGGGCTTCGCGAGAGGGGCCCAGatgcagcaacaacaactccATCAAACTCATGACGGTCGGTTAGCACTCGAGGCGAAAGCGGGCGCCGtgaagacaagaatacgGGATGTATGGAAGCACAACTTGGCCCAAGAAATGGCCGTGCTGCGGCAGTTGGTGGAGAAGTATCCGTATATTAGCATG GATACCGAGTTCCCCGGTATCGTTGCACGTCCCATCGGAGCGTTTACGAACAAGGCGGATTACCATTATCAGACTCTCCGGTGCAACGTCGATCTCTTGAAGATGATTCAGCTGGGAATAACCCTGTTCTCTGCTGAAGGCGAGGTACCGCCGCCCAATGCTACGGATGCGAATGGACAACCCCTAGGGAATAGTCTGGTGCCGGCTCCCTGCACCTGGCAATTTAACTTCCGGTTTTCgttggaggatgatatgtACGCACAAGAATCTACGGCAATGCTCGCCAAAGCCGGTATCGATTTCTCCATGCATGACAAGAATGGCATCGATCCCTTCGAGTTCGGTGCGCTTTTGATCAGCTCAGGCCTCGTCCTGCTGGATGACGTTCACTGGGTGTCATTCCACTCTGGCTACGATTTTGGCTACTTGATGAAGATCATGCTCTGCAAGCCTCTACCCGAGAACGAAGAGGAATTCCACAAACTTCTCAATATTTTCTTCCCGTCGCTGTATGATATCAAATACTTGATGAAGCACGCCGGGCGCAACCAGGCC TCGGGACTTCAAGATATTGCCGATGAATTAGGTGTCAAACGGGTCGGCATTGCTCATCAGGCGGGGTCCGATTCGCTTGTCACGGGCGAAATTTATTGGAAGATGCGACAGTTGGTTTTCAACGGCAGCATTGACGAGTCCAAGTACTCTGGACAAATCTGGGGGTTGAATGGTCAGATGCCAGCGTTGCTGTATCAGATGCCCCATCAGACGCCCAATCTCAACGGGGCTACGATCTACTCTGCTGCTGGCACGCCGAGCACACCCAATGCCGGTACACCCCAGCACCAGGGACTGGGCACACTGACACCTGGCGCTGTCGGCGGAGTCTTGGGACAATTTCAGGTTGGGAAAGCATGA
- a CDS encoding peroxisomal copper amine oxidase: protein MVLDRLQQLTLQVSASSPPPHPFDPLSTVEIDTAVALVREAHGKVNFNAVTLWEPRKAEMMAWLADPQKAPRPMRAADVVAIAPGGKIYDGVVDLDQKKVIEWKHTPGVQPLITMEDLQEVEHIVRQDPKVIEQCAIIGIPKEDMHKVYCDPWTIGYDERFGTDVRLQQALMYYRPHVDDSQYTYPLDFCPIFNAETKQIIHIDVPPVRRPLSKAPPNNYHPAAIEKEGGFRTDLKPIHITQPEGVSFTVNGRHIEWQNWNIHVGFNYREGIVLNNITFNDKGNVRPIFYRLSLGEMVVPYGNPEHPHQRKHAFDLGEYGGGYMTNSLSLGCDCKGAIHYMDAAFVNRAGASTIVKNAICIHEEDAGILFKHTDFRDESIIVTRGRKLIISHIFTAANYEYCVYWIFHQDGTVQLDIKLTGILNTYAMNPGEDTKGWGTEVYPGVNAHNHQHLFCLRVDANIDGPNNTVFQVDAVRGEGEVGSAENKYGNAFYAKKTKFTTPLEAMSDYDGFTGRTWEIANTNKLNAYSKKPVCYKLVSREVPPLLPKEGSLVWKRAGFARHAVHVTKYSDDQIHPAGRHVPQTSGEPSQGLPAWIEEAGPNSSIDNTDVVLWHTFGLTHFPAPEDYPIMPAEPMTLLLRPRHFFTRNPVLDVPPSYARTPSQIAAGASSCSCKKNDGSSVLV, encoded by the exons ATGGTCCTCGATCGGCTTCAGCAGCTGACCTTGCAGGTCAGCGCTtcgtctcctcctcctcaccctTTTGACCCCCTCTCCACCGTTGAAATCGACACCGCTGTTGCTCTCGTCCGCGAAGCACATGGCAAGGTCAACTTCAATGCCGTCACTCTGTGGGAGCCTCGTAAGGCGGAGATGATGGCCTGGCTGGCAGACCCTCAGAAGGCTCCCCGCCCTATGAGAGCTGCTGATGTTGTTGCAATTGCGCCTGGTGGCAAGATCTACGACGGAGTTGTGGACTTGGACCAGAAGAAAGTCATTGAGTGGAAGCATACCCCCGGTGTGCAACCCTTAATTACCATGGAGGACCTGCAAGAGGTAGAGCATATTGTTCGCCAGGACCCGAAGGTTATTGAGCAGTGCGCCATTATTGGCATCCCGAAGGAGGACATGCACAAGGTGTACTGTGACC CCTGGACAATTGGTTACGATGAGCGCTTCGGTACCGATGTTCGCCTGCAGCAAGCCCTCATGTACTACAGACCCCATGTGGATGATTCCCAGTACACGTATCCTCTGGACTTCTGTCCTATCTTCAATGCCGAGACTAAGCAGATTATTCACATTGATGTTCCACCGGTGCGGCGGCCACTTAGCAAAGCGCCTCCCAACAACTATCATCCCGCAGCGATCGAAAAGGAAGGCGGATTTAGGACAGATTTGAAGCCCATTCACATCACCCAGCCCGAGGGTGTGTCTTTCACAGTCAATGGACGTCACATTGAATGGCAAAACTGGAACATCCACGTCGGCTTCAATTACCGTGAGGGAATTGTACTGAACAACATCACTTTCAATGACAAGGGTAATGTTCGCCCTATTTTTTACCGTCTGTCACTCGGAGAGATGGTGGTGCCGTACGGAAACCCGGAGCACCCGCATCAGCGTAAGCACGCTTTCGACCTTGGCGAATACGGTGGTGGATACATGACGAACAGTCTGTCTCTTGGATGTGACTGCAAGGGAGCGATTCACTATATGGATGCCGCGTTCGTCAACCGCGCTGGAGCTAGCACCATCGTGAAGAATGCCATTTGTATTCATGAGGAAGACGCAGGTATCCTCTTCAAGCACACTGACTTCCGCGATGAATCGATCATTGTTACCCGTGGCCGTAAATTGATCATTTCCCATATCTTCACTGCCGCCAATTACGAATACTGTGTGTACTGGATATTCCACCAGGATGGTACCGTGCAGCTGGACATCAAGCTGACCGGTATTCTCAATACCTATGCAATGAACCCCGGAGAGGACACTAAGGGCTGGGGTACTGAGGTCTATCCTGGTGTGAATGCTCACAACCACCAGCACTTGTTCTGCCTGCGTGTCGACGCCAACATCGATGGACCGAATAACACGGTCTTCCAGGTCGACGCTGTCCGTGGCGAAGGTGAAGTTGGAAGCGCTGAGAACAAGTACGGTAATGCTTTCTACGccaagaagaccaagttCACCACTCCTCTTGAGGCGATGTCCGATTACGATGGCTTCACTGGACGGACTTGGGAGATTGCCAACACCAACAAATTGAACGCTTACAGCAAGAAGCCAGTGTGCTATAAGCTGGTCAGCCGCGAGGTTCCCCCACTGCTCCCTAAGGAGGGCTCATTGGTCTGGAAGCGAGCTGGTTTCGCTAGACATGCCGTCCATGTTACCAAAT ATTCTGATGACCAAATTCACCCTGCTGGTCGCCACGTTCCTCAGACCTCTGGAGAACCGTCTCAGGGCTTACCTGCCTGGATCGAGGAAGCTGGTCCAAATAGTTCCATCGACAACACGGATGTTGTGCTTTGGCACACCTTTGGGCTCACGCACTTCCCGGCTCCTGAGGATTACCCTATCATGCCGGCAGAACCTATGACATTGCTTCTCCGGCCTCGTCACTTCTTTACTCGCAACCCTGTACTGGATGTGCCTCCTAGCTATGCTAGAACGCCTTCTCAAATTGCTGCTGGTGCTTCTTCCTGCTCGTgcaagaagaatgatggCTCTAGCGTCTTGGTCTGA
- a CDS encoding ribonuclease H1 — protein sequence MPYIMEIYTDGGCRRNGRSDAIGAAAVVFKNRFGKCTGWTRSLPRYPPPTNQRAEITAIIFALEKALDKFERLDTNPYLEVKIYSDSRYAIGCMTKWIYKWANNGWTNAAGNEIANRDLIEEASALDDRLKEEGDVEYIWIPREENQRADEMCNDDMDDQWRDAASDSDYSSY from the coding sequence ATGCCTTACATCATGGAAATCTACACCGACGGTGGCTGTAGACGCAACGGACGATCAGATGCCATCGGTGCTGCAGCCGTCGTTTTCAAGAACAGATTTGGAAAATGCACCGGTTGGACACGCTCCTTACCGCGATATCCCCCACCCACAAACCAGCGGGCTGAAATCACGGCTATCATTTTTGCGCTGGAGAAAGCCCTGGACAAATTCGAGAGGCTGGACACAAATCCATATCTGGAGGTCAAGATCTATTCAGATTCCAGATATGCGATTGGGTGTATGACAAAGTGGATCTATAAGTGGGCAAACAACGGATGGACCAATGCTGCTGGCAACGAAATTGCGAATCGGGATCTGATTGAAGAGGCTTCTGCTCTTGATGATAGAttgaaagaggaaggagacgTGGAGTATATCTGGATTCCGAGGGAGGAGAATCAGAGGGCGGATGAAATGTGCAATGACGACATGGACGATCAATGGAGAGACGCCGCTAGTGACTCTGATTACTCCTCTTACTGA